The following coding sequences lie in one Spea bombifrons isolate aSpeBom1 chromosome 5, aSpeBom1.2.pri, whole genome shotgun sequence genomic window:
- the VIM gene encoding vimentin — MATTKSSYKRIFGGNPRSSSSSSRYVTPSTRYTLGSSVRPGGSSFSSTRVYSTSASPAIYKSSSVRLRSSLPPARNYDNVDFSLADAINLEFKANRTNEKAEMQELNDRFANFIDKVRFLEQQNKILLAELDQLKGKGTSRVGDLYEEEMRELRRQVDLLTNEKARVEVDRDNIEDDLQRLREKLQDEIIQKEEAESNLQSFRQDVDNASLARIDLERKVESLQEEIVFLKKLHDEEIRELQLQIQDSHVQIDMDVAKPDLTAALRDVRQQYENVAAKNLQDAEEWYKSKFADLSEAANRNNDALRQAKQETADYRRQIQSLTCEVDAMKGSNESYERQMREMEDNFALEAANYQDTINRLQDEIQKMKEEMARHLREYQDLLNVKMALDIEIATYRKLLEGEESRISIPVHSFSTMSMRETNLDSHPIVDSHSKRTLLIKTVETRDGQVINETSQHHDDLE, encoded by the exons ATGGCCACCACCAAGTCCTCGTACAAAAGAATCTTTGGGGGAAACCCCAGATCAAGCTCGTCTTCGAGTCGTTATGTGACCCCCAGCACCAGGTACACCCTGGGCAGCTCCGTACGCCCTGGAGGCAGCAGTTTCAGTAGCACCAGGGTATATTCAACATCTGCCTCTCCGGCCATCTACAAGTCATCCTCTGTGAGGCTGAGGAGCAGCCTGCCGCCGGCCAGAAATTATGACAACGTTGACTTCTCCCTGGCAGATGCCATCAACCTTGAGTTTAAAGCCAACAGGACCAACGAGAAGGCTGAGATGCAAGAGCTCAACGACAGGTTTGCCAACTTCATTGACAAAGTTCGGTTCCTTGAGCAGCAGAACAAAATCCTCCTGGCTGAATTGGATCAGCTGAAAGGGAAGGGAACCTCCAGAGTTGGAGACCTCTATGAAGAAGAGATGAGGGAACTTCGCAGACAAGTGGACCTTCTCACTAATGAGAAAGCCAGAGTGGAGGTAGACAGAGACAACATCGAAGATGATCTTCAGCGACTGAGAGAGAA GCTTCAAGATGAAATCATACAGAAGGAAGAAGCGGAAAGCAACTTGCAGTCATTCAGACAG GATGTGGACAACGCTTCCTTAGCACGCATTGATCTGGAACGTAAAGTTGAATCCCTGCAGGAAGAGATCGTATTCTTAAAGAAACTGCATGATGAG GAAATCCGTGAGCTTCAACTCCAGATTCAGGATTCTCATGTCCAAATTGACATGGATGTTGCCAAACCTGACCTTACTGCTGCCCTGCGCGATGTCCGTCAGCAGTATGAAAACGTTGCTGCTAAAAATCTCCAGGATGCCGAAGAATGGTACAAGTCCAAG TTTGCTGACCTTTCTGAAGCTGCAAACCGCAACAATGATGCCTTGCGTCAGGCTAAGCAGGAGACCGCCGATTACCGTAGACAGATCCAGTCCCTCACCTGCGAAGTGGATGCAATGAAAGGATCA AATGAATCCTACGAGCGCCAGATGCGTGAGATGGAAGATAACTTTGCTTTGGAAGCTGCTAACTATCAGGACACTATCAACCGCCTGCAAGATGAGATCCAGAAAATGAAGGAGGAAATGGCTCGCCACCTACGCGAGTACCAGGATCTGCTCAATGTAAAGATGGCTCTAGATATTGAGATCGCTACCTACCGGAAACTGCTGGAAGGAGAAGAGAGCAG aaTTAGCATCCCAGTTCATTCCTTTTCCACCATGAGCATGAGAG AAACCAACCTGGACTCCCACCCAATTGTGGACTCCCATTCCAAAAGAACACTTCTGATCAAGACTGTCGAGACCAGAGACGGACAG GTCATTAATGAAACTTCCCAGCATCACGATGACCTCGAGTGA